The region CTGCTGTACCGAGCTAACAAAGTCGGCGAAACTCCGTATGGGTTGGACAATGCGCATCCGAAAACGATTTTGGGTCAAGTGTTTGGAGCACGACGATTGAACACAAACGAAGATTCCGAAGGAATGCTCGGCTATGAATTGTACTCATCGGCGCTAGCTGATGTGTTATCCGAACCGACGTTGACCACTCCAATCACCGTAGGATTGTACGCAAAATGGGGCAGTGGCAAGAGTTTCCTGCTGACAAAGTTACGCGACGAAATGACAAATTTTGCCAAGCAATGGGCCGAACCATCGATAAAAGCTCCATGGCTACTGGTCATGGTGTGCTGGCATCTGTCGATTATTTGTGGTGCTGTAATCGGACTACTCACCTGGTCCTATGTGTATGGTGTCATTGTGGCCGTTACTCTTATCGTGCTGTTGTTTATCAGCATTCAGGGATTGAAGATGGCCAGTCAAAAGTATGACATTTTCTGGGCGTATTCCTTTTACCGCGGCATGATGAAGAGGCTCAGCCATCTGAGATTAATCGTTCAGGTGGCCTTTTGTCATCCGCCCGGACCGAAGCACAGTTCACAACCGATGCCTGTTCGGTTTCATTTTGCTGAAACGAGTAGTGCGGCACCGACGGGCGAAACTGCCGTCGGTTATATGTTAGCGTCGTTATTCGAGGCcattgaaaatcattacggCTCTCTACCGACTCGACTCTATCGGGCACTGAAGCCAAGACCAGGTAACTTTTGTGTGATTCCTGAGGGTTACATTGttaaaaatgtcaacaaaTTGTTACAGTGAAAGCTACTGCCGGATGGAAGTGGCGCCGGATGTGTTGCATTCCAGTTGTGATCCTGTTTGAATTGGCATTTTTCGGATTGATCACAATATCATCGCTCCTTATTGTCCTCTATGGAAGCTCTACCCCTTATGAAGACGAAACACGGTATGTCGCGTTGTCGTGTCAATCTTCTCTCTAACTAATTTTCAACTTGAAATTCCAGCCAAGGAATCCTAGTCTCACTGTACATAGTTGGCGCTGTTTTAGTTCTTTACCTTCTTGGTGCTATTCGAGGGCTGGACGCATTGAAGGTTTGTTTGATTGCTACTCTCTCCGGCAATGTTCTCATCTAACGAATCCCCTTCCAGAATTTGTTCTTTTCCCAGAGTCGTCATTTGAAGAAGTCTCTGAAATCACACGAAGGTGCTCCGTTAACTGCACTGGGTGCTGAGGTTTCAATAATGACTGACATGGTTAAGGTATGACAACGCACGAGCATAATTTTACTAATTCCCTCTGGTTGATTTCACGTCTTCCGTTTCAGTGTCTGGATGCATTTACGAAACAACAGTCGCGCCTAGTCGGCATCGTCGACGCACTGGACTCCTGTGACACTGAACGCATTCTGACCGTTTTGAGTTCCGTGCAAACATTATTATCGTCGCCGAATCGTCCATTCGTTCTGCTGATTGCCGTCGATCCCCATGTGATAGCCAAGGCGGCCGAAGCAAACAGTCGACGATTGTTCACCGAGGGCGGCATTGGTGGTCACGATTTTCTGCGCAATCTGGTCCATCTGCCGGTGTATCTACAAAATTCCGGACTGCGTAAAGTGCAACGTGCCCAAAATACAGCGCTGGCCTATCgacgaaacattttcaacgacACAGCGCAAATGGACGAACCGACTCTCGGCCATTCGGCATCGGCCCGTCGCCTATCGAACGCTTCGGAAATAATGTCGAGCAACGAAAAATTGCGAGCACCACCGCCGGCCCGATCCGGTtcgaagaaattgaaaatgtccGAGTCGATAGCCAGTTCGATCGGTTCGAATTTGCACCGGTTGAGTCAGAATCCACAGGGTCCCATCGATTTGTCGAAAATGGTGCTGACCGACGATTATTTCAGCGAAGTGAATCCGAGAAGTATGCGACGGTTGATGAATGTGATTTACATAACAGGTATGCGGAGTGGTGTTCGACTGTCGATTTCCCGATTTTTATCCGTTTTCTTTCTCTACTCCTCCCGTCACAGTGCGTTTACTGAAAGCATTCCAAATTGACTTCAGTTGGTACAGACTCAGTTCATGGGTAAATCTGACCGAACAGTGGCCGCTGAGGGCAAGTATGATTGTCCTGCAACACGATCAGAACCAAGagcttgacgacaatgttccaTTGCAAGCTCTTTATgaaaagtaagaaaatttcACATTCTCAGTCACGCTATGACCACGACCgagcaaatttttaattttttttttcgttcagcGTGCGCCTTAATCTAGCAAATTTACGAGAATCGGAACCACTGCTGGAGTTGGACCGAGATGAAAGGAAATTGGAGGCATTTTTGCAATTGCACAGGTAAGTCACAATTAAACTAGCTATCGTCAATAACGTCGACAAGAACCAATCGACGAGCTCAGACTCATCGTTTATAGTGAAACCTGAATGAtcaaactattgaagtaaaagattttgtgtcaaacacTAAATGAGACTTTACACAAGTGAAGtgacagatttaatgatttcatTGCGAGACACCTGCCTTGCCGTTTCTAATAGTTTGATAGTTTTATGGCTTTTCGGTGTATTGACCCGATGAGAAAATGACGGGACTTTATGTTCAACAAAGATGGAATAGATTCGGTAGCATCTAGGGTGGATCGACTTTtacatttgattttaaatcgcTTGACATTCAGAATGGTCCAGGGGATCTACAATGGAAGAagctttttcttaaaaatatgtttttccgGTGTCTCAAGAgcggtttttgatttttggagTAGTATAGGAAGGTAACGATGTAACGCTGATTGATTTTTCCGACATCTCTGAGATGATACAATTACTATTAGCTGAAGTTATTGGCTGAATAATCGAGTTTTAAAATGGCACTAGCATGTTGGAGATCGGGGTTTCCATTTTAAGGCAGTCAGTTTGACAAATTTAAAAGCGTGTGAGATGTGCCTGAATCGGTAATCTCATAAAGAATCAAGGACAGGTAAGctttttgaaatcattttaaaaatactCGAAGGATCGCTTAAGGTCTAAAATATGCCAAAATTGGATGTGTCGTGATTTGCCGGTCGGGAAAACTGACTGACCTGCAATGTCCTAAACGTACTTCTAGATCTCGAACAAGTTTATTAGAATCAAATAATTAGATACAGGCAATGTTTTAACGTCACACatcagagcctaatatttgggaattaattctctaaattcccaaaattccctaaaattctcaaaaattcccaaaaattccctaaattcccaaaaattcccaaaattccctaaaattctcaaaaattccctaaattcccaaaaatacataaattcccaaaaattcccaaaaattcccaaaaaaaaacaacaaatatttcagaacatagtgaatataatatattcagTAAATTAAGCTTAAGCggcatatcgccaaaactggaggtgatggtgataggggaacaagtggtctccgattttaagtagtgatagattcgtcttcaattctagagaatcgtatcttccatttttttcgaacatttttttaaattttcggttcaaagggtaccgaaaacctttttgcggctataactcaaaataattattttaagagcagtctacactccgaccttcgatgaaaaacattttcgatgataacttcttattagaatattttttgaaaaaattggtttcatcgtttggtgccacAACATCTAAAGTTACGATAGCCACCAGAATAAACCGTGagccttttttaataaaagtttgttttgttataaaaactttttatattttttttaatttaatttaattaaaaaaatcactgccATGATGAACTCACGTACGGAAACTCTAAAGAATCGAAATGTGATATTAGGTATCTGTCAGCTGataggaatattttgtttgttagtgttggttttttggttatctcggtgatcacaattaaaacaaactgtcaacaaataaaacatcccaatttgttaagtcacgaaattgtttttttttcaagcgcgagattttttgaaaattggagcggctttttaaactgaaattaaaaatttcaaattccacttttccaatatcaatagacattttcagtgtgtttttgatgtgttcattgaaataaaaataatacgGACTAaggctcgcggtttattgtcaaaattgatgcagtctacgccgagaaaactcaaaagtccaaaaaatatcataaaaacacaaagtttaggagttttgagttttttcgcatcaatctggacaattccagtggctatcgaaacCTTATATGTTCTctggcaccaaacgatgaggccacttttttcaaaaataattcgaataaaaagttatcatcaaaaatgtatttcagaGTATACGCCCtggctggtgcgagtacatcgaCAAGAATTATATCCTTCAGAGCATAATATTTGGGAACCAAGTCTCAaaagttcactaaaattccaaaaaaaatccaattttttttgtttgttcatagtttttaaagctttttgaacttttcctgatcttttacgagcatttaattataaaaatgcaaagaaaagaaattttttgggaattttagggaatttttgggaattaattcccaaaattcccaaaaattctcaaaaacgattcccaaatattaggctctgtcACACATGCCAGCGAAACAATTCAGAATTGCACACAATATAACTCTACCCagtcgaaaataaaaatcgctCTTGAGGCACGggcaaaacatatttttttaaagtttcttCAATAATAGATTCTCAGCATCACTCTGAATTTAACAAGGAGTTAGGcgttttagaagaaaaaaaaggtaaaattcgACCTACCCTAGCATAAGTATATGTCAATCCCGTAGAAGCTCACTGTCACACGGTGTTAAACTGTGCGATTACCCAAGatgaaatagtatatttcgtaccacggactaaagtcttttttagcgtgtgagaggtttccagacagagccgaagacaaggtctggaatcgaaaaAGACATTTAGGCCGTGatacgaataatatttttcatatccgACGGAGAATAAGTGCTACGAAGTCGGGTCCTAGCTATGAAGTAGATATTTCCATCACAAGAACGAAAAAGTTGAGTTTTCGCGTGAACTTTGTTGATCCGAGTTTGAACCACGCGAAcacaaactttttatttttcgtccgatttgcatattttacatgctgaggatACCGAAAAAAATGCTTCATTAATGAAATGAacgtttttcaagaaaattcgcgaaaattttagaaaattcggaaaaatcaacaaattttgagaaaacattttcgaaaaaatacgCAGTGATTTTCAGTGCAGAAGCATGTGAATGTTTTGTCTGTGCATATCACATCGTaaatgataaatgaaattgtcgtCGCAGCTGCataaagaataaaatttaaaaatttaaatttccgtTGAAAAACATGTTTAGTTCGCCAGACCACTTCCAACACGGCAAAGTAAAGTCACTCAGGCAAGAACAGTCGATTTTGTCGAGATACCATAATTCATAAGTTGGCGTTTGATTTTGTTGCATAACGCTTACTAATACAAATGCATGAAACGAATACGTAAACGATTATAACGGGATTTAGCTGTATTTTCGTCGTTGTTGTCGTGcttccaatcgaaattttattttgagggattttttgaaaaacagcctaccgaaatcgaacgcattttccagtggacttcgaattcttcgaagcttgtgtggctgcccgagtaaaaataaaagtctcaaaagttcgaaaagagacgtctcacggCTTCAAATCCTATGTATTGTAAgacgtgagacgtctcttttcaaacttttgagacttttattttactcGGGTGGTAAAAGGTGGTCCAAAACCGAAAACGTCCACTTTTCTTACAAtgtctccagttacacgagccgtacagggtcgtaaGGGGTGtcgttagaaaggtaatcacatgtaatCACATCCGAATAGGAAGTTATTGGtataaaaattcatccacactgaaatatgtgcagttaaagttttcaaccgaagactttcAGTGTTTCAGTGTGGTGGATggattttaaaaccaataagtccctattcggctcaatagtacttgtgattacctttctaatgacaccccacaggaccctgtacggctcgtgtaactggagattttttttttttaaagaaaagtgcaagtttttgatcacctttcaccagccacacaagcttcgaagaatttttttgaaagtagtTTTGGCTTCTTGgatcgaagtcctttctaggtacatatcagaaagtccactggaaaatgcgtcagATTTCGGTatgctgtttttcaaaagaatcactctcttggaattttattccttcacATTGACATCAATTTGGTGTCTCTACAATGCAGCCAACGTCAGACATATACGCTCGAACTGACCCCTTTAGTCAACAAAAGTGTACGAACAAGAAATTTTAGTCATTTTCTAGTtgcccaattttttttttttgaaattccaGCGGCTTTTaacaaagaattatttttgttttgtgtttttttaggCATGACTTGTTGGTGTCAGACCTGCGGATATTTTTACCGTTCACAATCAACTTAGATCCATATTTTAGAAAAGTACTTAAAGGTAAGTTGCTTGCTTCGAGGGGTCGtcataattttggttttgCTTGGAAAACATTTCGTCGGTTGAACGAATCTAAATTCTCAGATTTCTCTATTCTGTCGGAGCTATCCGAGTCTTTACCTTTCTACTTTCACTGTGCTCAGTTTTTCAAAGTCGTTTTCGTTAACCCAATGACGTAGACAATGAATCCGTTATATGAAACCTGCGCTGTTCCCCTTCATCCTCGGATGATGAAAAAGTGGTGGAATCGAAAATCTACTGATTCTAGACATGGAACTCTATTTAACGCATGCCTTCCGCTATCAGTAGAAATTACAAAAGTTTTGAATTGTTGTCTAGCAAAACGTGTCCCATACTCTCTGGAGTCGATACCAACGAGGATGTCTTGGGATCGAATAAGTACAATTAAAAAATCGTGACAGCGTCAACCGAGTAAATGTCCATTGTCCACTCGAATTTCCAACGAAACTTCTCCCCTAACGCCATTGCATCTCTAATTTTCTGGCTTTCCCATTTTCTTAAACCATCAGAAGACCAACAAAACATGGAAGATGAAGGAATAATAATGCCAATGAAAGCTCCGCCACCGCATCCCATACGTTACCATTTGCCGAACAAACCTCACTCATCGATGCAAAACACCATTCTGAACAGCTTCACCAATCCGACCGGCCATTCGTCCACCTATGGCGATGGTAGCAACAAATTTGGCGAATCGGCGAGTCGACGGCCGAGCGTTATCGGCAATGCTCCGGTGCACATCGAAAAAACAGTTCCACCATCTTTCGATTGGATGACCGCCTTTCCGGTAAGGACGATTGTGCCTGTTGACGGGATTTCGTGGTAATAAAATTCCTCTCTCACCGTAGGACGAATTCTTGCAAATTCGCCTGTCTAAGCTTACTGTCGAAGGAGTTCAGAGTATGATCAGACAGGTCGACGATTTGAAAAGTGAAGTGGAGAAACTTGATGCCGTGCTTCGGATGAATGCAATAAATGGCCGTGTATTGGCTCACTGTGATTTAGTGGAACTGAAAACGGTATGTGACACtgggaaacatttttaatgggGGAGGGAAGAGAATAATGCGTTGGCGTCCTGTTTATTTTCACCGACCATTCTCATTCgattttcattccattttcGCTAGATAATGGACCTGAACTTTGGTCACTGGGAAATATTCAAACTATTGATAACAGCTCTACGTGACATCGAGAAGCATCAACCGTCGGCCAAGTCCATCTTCGATTACCAATTTGATGGTCAAGATCCGTATCCAATGCCAACAGTTCGCCAAAAGTCTACCATGGAAAAGcaggtaaaatttttgttctgaGTTCGCCTGCACCCTATCCCCATAGCTGTAgaataatgaaatttctaCATTCATCTAACGTTGCGTctaattcttttgttaaacaaGCAGCAAAAAGTGCACGACTATGAGTATCTGCAGGTACAACAATCAATTAACGAACACCCTCTCTCCTACAACCATTTCTCctctaaataaaatgaattcctCCAAACTGACAACGAAACTAAATTTCTCCCTCCCACCAAACAGGTCACACTCGAAGAGCAAATGATTTGCGGCGCCCTGCAAACGCTCAACGAGGAAGCATTTGAGGATGTAATCAGCAGCGAACGGCCGAGTCCAACCGGCGGAATACCATCAGGTGAGCAACCACAACCGCTTGAGCCAATTAGAGAAAGCGCTGAATATTGTTGCACCCAATCGGACGTCGATTGTTTGcacaattcatttttgttgcaCGATCAGAATAAATTTAGCCATTGCGTCACAAGTCCATCGTTGCCTTCGGTCATCATAAATATGCCGTCGAACGGCTGTCGTATTGATGATACGCATTTGTAATACATTTGTGAATCATCTGCAGTAGACGGGGGGTCGACTTGTCTTCATAGCCAGATGTTTGTGGTGAATCAAACGaagggaaaacatttttcgttgaCTAAAAAGTAAAACTTCAACAgtcgaagtaacagattaacTGAATTTGTTGTGATACGCTTGACGAGTTTGCCGTCTTTAAAAGGTTAAGTGGATCTGGGTTCATTAATGTTAAGGTGGTAAGGAACTAACCTCCTTGGGAATTTAGTGTGTAATTTTGGTGGTATTACGGTAATGGTGGTGGTTGACAGTATTGTAGTTAAGTCGATAGAGACGTTGGGCTTCGCTAAAATGATCAATCCTAACGTGGGCTTTAAGTGGGCTTTAAGTGGGCGTTGTTCGTACGGTAAACCTAATCTCATAATTATGAAAGATGGGATCAAAAGTCtgtctattccatctgtcaaagtgacgttttcaacgtcaaacgaaaataaatcaaagtGGCCACAAAATCCgtgatttttcttaaattatttAGACTGTTATGACGGAGAATTCTTCTTTTCTTCGAACTTGCGGGAAGCGTCAAATGAAGGAGAATGTGTAAGCGTTTGGCAGCTCCAGAAAGTTctttgtttaattgaaatttcccTTCAGAACACTTCCCCGGCATACTGGTCTATTTCACTAATTTTGTGACGAATTtacatatttatttttgtttgacgtttaaaacgtcactttgacacaTGAAATGGACAAACATTTGATACCAGCTGTCACAATTCAAATCGGACATTTTCGCTTGCTTTTAGAGCCGTAAAACTCGTTTTCGAGTTGCGCTCTGTAGATTTTCATTGTTGTTGCTACATCATCCAGTCTTTCATTAACAAGCCAAATCGTCTTGACCTGAACGTGCAAGCTGaaagtcaaataaaaattgatttttgcaaATCAAATTTCTACAAGACAACGAGCCCAGCGTCTCTGATTcataataatttatgaaaaaaaattgcttgcAATCGAACTTCTTAGACTAGGTCCTAGACTTTtaaatgatttctttttttgaattttaattcttgaTTTTTACATCTAAGACGCCAAGGTCTTCCAAATCGAAatcttataaaaaaatttagaaatttagaCGAGCTTTTTGGAGGTCCGTAGGATCGGTTAGatatataccaaaaaaaaaacttgtaaaTTATTACTGTGATGATCGTCCAGAGTGTacttaaatatttacaattttacagtgttatgaaatacgaaattgcAAAGAATTAGTGAATTATTAGAGAAATGACATTCCATGTTTGTATATATATGCACAGTGCGGTATTGTGTAGTGTTAGTGGTAGgatgaaacattattttttttggacgCTCAATAAGCTCTGGTTAGCATAGTTTAAGTGACAGGAATATTTAAGACGAGTGCATCAGgaagatttcaaaatttcgagCACTGAAATATGCAACATTCCCGCATTCCCTACTCCTTAGTTTCTCTTGATTCTGTTACTTTATAGAGCAACTAAATCACCTAACGGTGATCGTATCAAGTAAACATATGAATATGTATGCGGACATAACATGGCCTTAAGAACAATTATTCTTTTTAAATAACTGACGAACTTGCCACTAATTTAAGAGCGCTCATCCCTCAGCAAATTTCTAGCCTatatttgtgcgcaaaaatattcgttttttgctgatttctctgaaccaaaatctttttctgaagaagtaaaaccattaaagcacgcaaaaatgggTTACTTTAAAGGTAACTTGGAGAAATCTTTCAAGATTGCGTAAATTTTCAGGTTTTTGGTTCCTAAATGTagactacaaatttgcaaaaggtCCATCACTCTTAAAGGCGGTACTGAGGAGACAATGCAAATAAGTAAATTCCGACCAGTTAATTCAGACACCgccaaattttgttatttcgcTCGCTTTAACCTACGATTACTACGAGCTTTGCCCCActtcattgataaaatttagaattgaactgagttcattttaattttaattggactaaagaggcatcggtgcttggctaaaattgtagcctacatttgcgtgactcgtatttcatttttgattatttcttttcatcagaatccttttcgaaaaatgtacgaccgcaataccgactacgaatgtgttagcttttaacagaaaatacatttggttgtagtcgtttgaccagctctgagaaaagtcagcAGTTTAAGAGCCACATGGGTAAATTGTTGGCTACATTTGGGCGCATtattgatgataattttaGACTTGCATTCTTTTTGGGAgaagtacgaccatcgtttggtgtaaGCGTGTTGGCTtttagtaaaaaattgaaatgttaatGGAGACGTACATAggtccgagaaaactcaaaatacgtgtaaattttcgtgaaatatcGAGTTTTCTCGGACCCAGGTAGAACTCCattaacatttcaatttttgactattaacaaacacattttaacaccaaacgatgtttgtactttttcagaaatgcgagtccaaaattatcatcaataataattttgcgcccaaatgtaggcaacaatttagccaagtgtagattgctcttaacgaaattttcagaaaaggttcagttttctcagagctggtcaaacttctacaaccaaatctattttctgttgtaatctaacacattcgtggtcgctATTACGctcctatatttttgaaaatgaattctggtgCAAAGGTAACATGAAAAGTAAACAAAGATCgaacatttaaaaaacgcccagATGTActtatgcttttcagcaaagaaTTAAGAGCAGTTGTAGCAGTTTGGCCAGCCCTGATTATAAAAATTCTGGTAAACTGCTGACTTTTCTCGGAGCCGGTCAAACttctacaaccaaatctattttctgtttcaaactaacacattcgtggtcggtaTTGCTGTCGTACAACTTTGAATATAGATTCTAGTGTAATCTAAAATGCAGTAAATAAAAACGCCCGAATGTAGGCTTCAATTTTAGCTAATCATTCACGCCTCTTAAACTACGTTCTTGAACTGCTCGAGACATTGATTGGTCgtaataaatatttcgaaatcttctgttttctgattttgtcACAGTAACTGCTAGCACTTCTGAGCATAAATTCGAAACCCTGTAGAAGGTGCCATTGAGTTGCCAGCAGTGACTCAATTGAAGAATACACGTCAGAGTAGGGAAATGAAGAAGTAATATCTCGACCATTTGGTAATTAGTGAGAAACGGTCATTGAATGAACTTTTGTACAAGTGGTACATACATGAAGACTTTACACCGCGATGTACctcatcaacgcacttcaagcatgagtggtactctaaatatggtacagaaacttgacagtgtgtcacacaactgcaAAACACTgttaaaaaaaccatttcatacaaaatagtactctatttgacagctgtcaactaCGATTACTTTTGTTTGAAGTGCGgtgacctaattcaaatttctataaaaaaaggTTCTGCTGATTGCGGTGGCGAGCAACGAACGTTCAATGCACGACGCATGTAAAATGGCGTACGTAAACTTGGGTGTTtctattgttttgttttaaaaagtGTGTGAGGCTTGCATTGCAAAATCCAATAGGCTATTTGCAGTCATTGCTAAAAAGTGTAATTTGCTTGTTTGCATTGGTTCTTGCTGTGATTTATTCAGTCTATAGACCTTATACGTACCgtcacaaataataattgtttatCTCGGCTATAGGGTTGTCAAAATTAGTACCTAACGTTGTTGGAACCTTCTATCGAAACTCATGTCATTTGTAGTaagcaattaattttgaagCCGAAAGTGGTCTGTGTTCCGCCTAGGTTTCAAGAAATATCTTGTAGGACATACAGATGAAGCTAGTCAGGTCATACATAAATGAAATAGACAACACACAGGGACTTGCTATAGTAGGTCATTGTCAATGGTATTTATTGTCAAATTAAACGTCAATTTCGTAAGTTAACCtcagatcaaaaaaaaaatatttagaaaaaccGATGCTCTCTCTAGCACCGAAGGTAACTGAGTTGGGGAGAGCAATCTCAAAAATTTACTATTTTGAGGTTAGTTTTGGAAAGTGACCGTTGCATTCGGCTatttgacaatgatctattgttTGACTCGAAAATAGTATTCATGGTTCATTTTAGCGAATTCTTGTACTAAATTTTTGTACTAAAATAGAACCAGCTATATCAATAACGCCTTAACCAACGCTTTCATTTAATAGctgaaatgttttcgtttttacaTTCAACTCACTGCgcttgaatttgatttttgttattttttttggaagaattttgcTTTCCTGTTTTTGATTTCGAAGTATTTTTTactaacaaaatattaaaggGCGCATCGGCAGTTGATTCCATAACTGCACTCGCTGCCTACAACTGCTAGGTAGACCTCTATGGATTGAGTTTTGCTTAATTCAGCGGGCGTAaagataataattaaaaaaggaACAGTAAATCTCGACTGTCCTTCGTATACCACTGTCTGTATTATTAGAATAGTTAGAAGTCAGAGTTTTATCTCATACGATTTACGGAATCTCGCAgcaaaatatgatttttgtgtttttggcTTTAATAAAAGCGGTTCTTTCAGCAACATAACCGGCAACATATAGTTTGATGGAATATACTTAAGCGGCTGTTTCACGCCATAACGGTACGATATCCCATGTGCATATCATAAGGCCCCGGCCTGAAAACTTGCCACTGCCTTTGAGATCAACTGAAAAGTATTACGAAATTGTAGATCCGAAATCTCTGCTTCTGTTTGCTTTTAGAGTCAGTCCAACAATCGAAGTGTAATTTTCCAGGGccaatttttggtaaaatattttgccaatttttctaaaaatattttccagtgaaattaggaaaattttgaggAAAAAATGGAAGATATGGGAAAAATCGAGTTAAACTTGAAGTACCTGTCAACTCAAAGGCAGTCACgctttcattttgcttttctCCGTTTAATCTCTTTCCGTTCCATTCAAATGAAATACGTCACAGTCGTGAGGTTATGTTGCTCTGAGCACCAATTTAACAGAATTAATTTTAGTTAATTTGGATTGTAAACTGGGTAAACTTTGTTTATAACActtacatacacacacacacacagcgCATGGTTATAACACTTTGTATTAAATGGATAAtaaattttggtgaaattttaaacgaatttgt is a window of Bradysia coprophila strain Holo2 unplaced genomic scaffold, BU_Bcop_v1 contig_235, whole genome shotgun sequence DNA encoding:
- the LOC119077479 gene encoding kinase D-interacting substrate of 220 kDa isoform X1, which encodes MSSDEFTHVKTLVRELHAPKNVRRPKLMEETNPSAGNADDGHPVDYHTYAHDFPARDQHFPQNSFSIPSLVVTGIDNTDHTFGRRFSNFNLGLRRFSTSFMAVNRCDSMGSLSHRTLLQYIELNDLPGLKLYLDVRRHTPVIDDRDENGATVLIIAASKGLVPFVRELIIRGADIQAEDFDNWSALLCASKNGHTEIVHILVEQGADIEHRDMGGWTPLMWASYRGHSAIAEFLLDKGADIFAHGNYHLGSLLWASGRGHTEIVRLLVQHGAKINVGDKYGTTALVWACRKGNVEIVEILLNAGANVDTAGIYSWTALLVAVAGGHHDCVSLLLEKRPNVNALDKDGMTALTIACREGLNEIASALIISGAYVNIQDRAGDTPLIHAVKNGHRSVVETLLKRHADVDIQGKERKTALYTAVEKGHTAIVKLLLASNPDLELSNKEGDTPLLKGVRNRQLEIVQLLLERKAKVSTADRRGDTALHIGMRARSKAIVEALLRNPKNSQLLYRANKVGETPYGLDNAHPKTILGQVFGARRLNTNEDSEGMLGYELYSSALADVLSEPTLTTPITVGLYAKWGSGKSFLLTKLRDEMTNFAKQWAEPSIKAPWLLVMVCWHLSIICGAVIGLLTWSYVYGVIVAVTLIVLLFISIQGLKMASQKYDIFWAYSFYRGMMKRLSHLRLIVQVAFCHPPGPKHSSQPMPVRFHFAETSSAAPTGETAVGYMLASLFEAIENHYGSLPTRLYRALKPRPVKATAGWKWRRMCCIPVVILFELAFFGLITISSLLIVLYGSSTPYEDETRQGILVSLYIVGAVLVLYLLGAIRGLDALKNLFFSQSRHLKKSLKSHEGAPLTALGAEVSIMTDMVKCLDAFTKQQSRLVGIVDALDSCDTERILTVLSSVQTLLSSPNRPFVLLIAVDPHVIAKAAEANSRRLFTEGGIGGHDFLRNLVHLPVYLQNSGLRKVQRAQNTALAYRRNIFNDTAQMDEPTLGHSASARRLSNASEIMSSNEKLRAPPPARSGSKKLKMSESIASSIGSNLHRLSQNPQGPIDLSKMVLTDDYFSEVNPRSMRRLMNVIYITVRLLKAFQIDFSWYRLSSWVNLTEQWPLRASMIVLQHDQNQELDDNVPLQALYENVRLNLANLRESEPLLELDRDERKLEAFLQLHRHDLLVSDLRIFLPFTINLDPYFRKVLKEDQQNMEDEGIIMPMKAPPPHPIRYHLPNKPHSSMQNTILNSFTNPTGHSSTYGDGSNKFGESASRRPSVIGNAPVHIEKTVPPSFDWMTAFPDEFLQIRLSKLTVEGVQSMIRQVDDLKSEVEKLDAVLRMNAINGRVLAHCDLVELKTIMDLNFGHWEIFKLLITALRDIEKHQPSAKSIFDYQFDGQDPYPMPTVRQKSTMEKQQKVHDYEYLQVTLEEQMICGALQTLNEEAFEDVISSERPSPTGGIPSDSNDFVFIPPTLSACPSLANSPNMSRRDSILKHSGSVKTDKRVSINTEPPKMEFVSEKRPPSSRPASLSLAKGERPVFKLVRSPSIDQDDDSRPDVGHTGNDESIPLVRESGSNQ